A region of Mycolicibacterium brumae DNA encodes the following proteins:
- a CDS encoding PIG-L family deacetylase, producing the protein MTRATSMREPRPFSHRDAGCKESEWLLHPGWDDVPRLDLDAILKRHPRVVVLAPHPDDETLAIGATLSDLAAAGVYVTVIFLTYGGGDPVSIRRAEGEQAVSALGPGISMVWWDFPDAVLAEHESEICRRIASVIDARTTVLAPVECDGHGDHDAVARAALTAAGERGAALLHYPIWLWHWATPEEMDWARLRILTPTLHGRHSKARALSCYVSQLHSPDGDPIVGSSVLRRAARVVETVVVPDTTELADRVREDVLPGRARDLVAQPFEAMFADGEDDPWRFDDSLYERRRFDLVQACLGRAHYKRMLEIGCATGQLAERLAGRADELVAMDASETALRVARIRPVAVRWAHGAAPDDLPSGLFDAIIVSEVGYFLDGCELLATLRAVRRRLRDGGEILLAHWQGPVTDIPLDGATVHAQAAAVFDLPLRAHYADADLLIDVWGAPVSVHREQGDS; encoded by the coding sequence ATGACGCGGGCCACCTCGATGCGTGAGCCGCGCCCGTTCAGCCACCGCGACGCAGGCTGCAAGGAGTCCGAGTGGCTCTTGCACCCGGGCTGGGACGACGTTCCTCGACTTGACCTGGACGCAATCCTGAAGCGCCACCCGCGCGTCGTCGTCCTGGCCCCGCACCCGGACGACGAGACGCTGGCGATCGGCGCAACACTGTCGGATCTGGCTGCGGCCGGCGTGTATGTCACGGTCATTTTCTTGACCTACGGCGGCGGGGATCCGGTGTCGATCCGGCGCGCGGAGGGCGAGCAGGCGGTCTCCGCGCTCGGGCCGGGGATCTCGATGGTGTGGTGGGATTTCCCGGACGCCGTTCTCGCAGAACACGAATCGGAGATCTGCCGGCGGATCGCGTCGGTCATCGACGCGCGGACGACGGTGCTGGCGCCGGTTGAATGCGACGGGCACGGCGACCACGACGCCGTCGCTCGTGCGGCCCTGACGGCGGCCGGCGAGCGCGGGGCGGCGCTGCTGCACTATCCGATCTGGTTGTGGCACTGGGCGACGCCGGAGGAGATGGACTGGGCGCGGCTTCGGATCCTCACTCCGACGCTGCACGGTCGGCACTCGAAGGCTCGTGCGCTGAGTTGCTATGTCAGCCAATTGCATTCACCCGATGGTGATCCCATTGTGGGGTCGTCGGTGTTGCGGCGGGCCGCTCGGGTCGTTGAGACCGTCGTGGTCCCCGACACGACGGAGCTTGCCGACCGGGTTCGCGAGGACGTGCTACCCGGCCGGGCCCGCGATCTGGTGGCGCAGCCCTTCGAGGCCATGTTCGCCGACGGCGAGGATGACCCGTGGCGCTTCGACGACAGCCTCTACGAACGGCGCCGGTTCGATCTCGTGCAGGCCTGCCTGGGGCGTGCCCACTACAAGCGGATGCTGGAGATCGGCTGCGCCACCGGGCAACTCGCCGAGCGGCTCGCCGGTCGTGCCGACGAGTTGGTGGCCATGGACGCCAGTGAGACGGCGCTGCGAGTCGCGCGCATCAGGCCGGTTGCGGTGCGCTGGGCGCACGGGGCGGCGCCCGACGACCTGCCGTCCGGGTTGTTCGACGCGATCATCGTCTCGGAGGTCGGGTACTTCCTCGACGGGTGCGAACTCCTCGCCACCCTGCGGGCGGTGAGGCGGCGACTCCGCGACGGTGGCGAGATCCTGCTGGCGCATTGGCAAGGCCCGGTCACCGATATTCCGCTGGACGGCGCCACCGTCCACGCGCAAGCCGCCGCGGTGTTCGACCTGCCGCTGCGCGCCCACTACGCCGACGCCGACCTCCTCATCGATGTGTGGGGAGCGCCGGTGTCGGTTCACCGCGAACAGGGGGATTCGTGA
- a CDS encoding acyl-CoA dehydrogenase, with product MAGRLVDPGLRSRFAAEVLADGEPDVAGALTLATALANEGCQPGTGHTLGYLRTLASLGAVDATAARAVEPHLDARAILDQAGLGPVIEDIGADEKSTWGVYAAHAPGHRLQATSDGPGWTLSGVKPWCSLSRQLSHAIVTAHVSDGERRAFAVRLDPAVIATLDADWVARGLVAVPSGPIAMDAAPAAPVGESGWYLERPGFAWGGIGVAAVWYGIAFGLLEALRDYARTHAGDRIVLAQLGSADELMFATATCLEASAREIDAGSAGATANLLAQRVRAVTARAAEAVQQIAGHALGPGPLVGDEGYARRVADLTVYLRQHHGERDLAQLGQLILDDAGHLDA from the coding sequence GTGGCTGGGCGCCTCGTCGATCCGGGTCTTCGGTCCCGCTTCGCGGCCGAGGTCCTGGCCGACGGAGAACCTGACGTGGCGGGCGCGTTGACGCTCGCCACAGCACTGGCCAATGAGGGCTGCCAGCCCGGGACCGGCCACACCCTGGGCTACCTGCGGACCCTCGCCAGTCTCGGCGCCGTCGACGCGACCGCCGCCCGCGCGGTGGAGCCGCACCTGGACGCCCGAGCCATTCTGGACCAGGCAGGCCTGGGACCCGTCATCGAGGACATCGGCGCCGACGAGAAGTCCACCTGGGGCGTTTACGCCGCCCACGCCCCCGGGCATCGCCTTCAGGCGACCTCGGACGGTCCCGGCTGGACGCTGAGCGGCGTCAAACCCTGGTGCTCACTGTCTCGACAGCTCTCGCACGCGATCGTCACCGCCCATGTCTCCGACGGGGAACGTCGCGCGTTCGCCGTCCGGCTGGATCCCGCCGTCATCGCCACATTGGACGCCGACTGGGTGGCGCGCGGGCTGGTCGCGGTGCCCAGCGGGCCGATCGCCATGGACGCCGCTCCGGCGGCGCCGGTCGGCGAATCCGGCTGGTATCTGGAGCGGCCCGGTTTCGCTTGGGGCGGCATAGGGGTTGCCGCAGTCTGGTACGGCATCGCGTTTGGCCTGCTGGAGGCCTTGAGGGACTATGCCCGCACCCACGCGGGGGACCGGATCGTGCTGGCGCAGTTGGGAAGTGCCGACGAGCTGATGTTCGCCACCGCGACGTGCCTAGAGGCGTCGGCGCGCGAGATCGACGCCGGGAGCGCCGGCGCCACCGCGAATCTGTTGGCCCAGCGGGTGCGGGCGGTCACCGCCCGGGCGGCCGAAGCGGTCCAGCAGATCGCCGGGCACGCGTTGGGCCCGGGACCCTTGGTCGGCGACGAGGGCTACGCCCGGCGAGTCGCAGATCTGACCGTGTACCTGCGTCAGCATCACGGCGAGCGCGATCTGGCGCAGCTGGGCCAGCTGATCCTTGATGACGCGGGCCACCTCGATGCGTGA